TCCGGAAAATGCCCGGTATTGAGGTAAAATCGGACGGACAAATTATATATAATGGACAATGGATTAATGAGTTCTATATCGAAGGGTTAGATATGCTTGGCTCTAACTATGGAGTAGCCACCAAAAATATAGATGCGCATGACATTGGGACTGTACAAATTCTTGAAGACCACCAAGATGTAAAAATGCTCCAAGGCGTAAGGCGCGGAGCCGCACCAGCAATGAATATACGCCTAAAGCAGAGCGCAAAGGGTATCTGGTCGTCCACTTTTGAGGGTGCTATAGGAAGCCAGCCCAATATATCCTGGGACGCATCGGCCTCACTAATGAACTTCAGGCGTAATGCTCAAAATATATCGGTTTATAAAACCAATAACATCGGTGTTGATTTACGACCTGAAATCAACGCTCCATCTACATACACATCATCTTACGGAACTGGGATATTATATCCTGAAACTCCATCTTTATCTAACAAGTACACTTATAGAAACACCTCTCATAGCCTTTCAGTGAACCAGTTGCTGAAACTTAGTGAAGATAAAACATTTACGTTTAATCTAAATTATCTTTTCGACAAAGAAAAGCGTAATTCAAATGATGAAACAACGTATTTGTCTGACAGTGTGGCAAGGTATATCATCAAGGAATCTAATTCTTCTGATATACATCAGCATTTTGTTGGGACCCATGCTGTTTATAAACTTAATGGGAAGAAAATATACCTCAAAAATACTCTTTCCGCCAATGCGTCTTTTCCAAAAGGAGAAGGACTAATTAATGATTTAATTCTCCAAAAATTTTCAGCTCACTCAATAAAAATTGATGATGAATTGAAACTTAACTATAAGAAACATAATGGGGGAATTGCAGATGCTTCATTTCATATATCCTATAACGATAAGAAGGGATTATTGAATCTGCCTAATAATGAATTTTGTCAGATAGTAGATCAACGAAGCTTCAATATTGACGGAAGTGGCTCCTTGATTGCTCTTTCAATACCACACTTCATGTTTAATCTGAATGGAGAAGTTGATGCAAGTTGGCAACATGCTAATACCAATCTTGATATTGACAATCAGTCTATGCCTGATGATCAACAAACATGGCAGGTTGGTGCAAGGGTTACTCCAAAAATATTTTGGCATTATGGGCAAAAATTTCAATGGCTTATATATGTGCCTGCAGGTTTTATGTATTATAAGTCTGACAATCAAACTTGGAATTATAATAAAACATTCTTCTCGATAAGACCATATTCGAACATAACATATAAACCATCAGACCGGCTTTCGTTCTCACTTACCACAATAGGTGAAGAATCCTTACCTTCTGCCATATCCATTATGGTTCAAAAACGATTTATAGACTACCGCACAACCATCTCTAACCCGGGACATATTGAAGCGACAATGAACCGAACACTAAAAACGGCATTCAATGCGAGCTATACAAATGTGTTGGATATGCTATTTGGTAGCCTTGCATTAACGTATGTTCAATCGCGTTATGGCAATAGTTCCGGATATGACATAACTGACGATATTATTAATTATATAAGATTGCCATATTCTACAAATAGCCGGATATGGCAACTTGATCAAACATTTTCAAAAGGTTTTTTCCGATGGAACTCAAAGGTAAGTGAGTCATTTAGTATAGGCATGAATAATAGTGAATATTATATCAATGATGAAATTCATGAAGGCAAAAGCAAGTATCTTCGGGCTAAACTTTCATATAATGCGACGTTTACTAAATGGCTGTCTTTTGAGACCTCAAATGAATACACCCTATCCAAGAGCTTTACAGATGGCAAAGCTAATGATGGCACGAAACATACCTTCTCCAATGCCACGTCCATTATACTGTGGCCGTTTAAGCAACTGAATGTATCGCCATCTGTGATGTTCTATAATAATAACTACTCTACATCATATCGAAATAATGTGTTCCTGAATTGCAATGTTGAATATACTCTCGGAAACACCATATTGTCACTGCAATGCAGCAACTTGTTAAACAACGATGTTTTTCGAAGGTATAACGACAATGGAATCATTAGATACTCAAGCGAGTATCGTTTACGAGGACGCACTATTATGGTAGGCATTAGAATAAGAATAACATAAATATATAACCATGAGGATTTTGAATGCACTTTTAGCATCTCTAATGATGCTTGCCGGGCCTGCTGCTTTAGCACAGGTTACTGTATCGTATGCTATGGATACGCCTACGTTCACCCTCGCGCACGAGGATACTGATAAGTATGAGACATTAGATACTTGCTATCTTAACGTTTCATACCAGTTCAAGTATCGCAATTCAGAGAAAGACGATTCTTTGAGTTTCGATGACATCATGGACTTGCAAATGGGCAGATACTACAACGCTTTCTTTAGCCGTGATTTGCGAGCTCTTGATACACAAAACACGAAAGAACTTAAATCCACAATGCAATTCTCTACTATTCCTGAGAATTATGTTGGGTTCGACCTTCTGTTCAATCATAAGGACTCACTGACTACAGTCACCAATCGTCTTCCATACACTTCTCAAGTCATTGAATACAGTGAACTATCAGAATCACCTGAATGGACGTATATACCAGATGAGATTGCTACTGTCATGGACTATCATTGTCATGTCGCAACATGCAATTATGGAGGAAGAAATTGGAAAGTGTATTATACAAATGACATTCCTGTTCCTTATGGACCGTGGAAGCTGAACGGAGTAAAAGGATTGGTCCTTAAGGCTGAAGACTCTGAAAACAACTTTATTTTTGAAGCTGTAGGTTTGACACAAAAGCCACAACCTATCATTCGCTATGACTGGAGTAGAAAGAAAATGAAGAAAGAAGATTGGAAAAAATTTGAACAGGAGATGTATAAAAACGCCGGGGCATTCGTCCGAAACACTGGTGCACGCATCCTTATCATGGACAACAGTGAACAAGGTTTTCATCGTCTCAATGAAGATTGGTCTCAATACTACAATCCATTAGAATTATAACATGGAAATAATAAAGTCTGCAGCGGGTCATAATTATATATATGATCGAAATACTAGTTACATTTCTCTATCTTCTAATTACAGTCCTAAAGAGAACGAGAATCAAGTAAATCCACACTTCGCTAAGAAGTTAGATTACTTAACTCGTCATGGTATCATTTCTCAAGAAAAGAGTGAAAATAATCAATACCGTCTTTTAACTAAAAAAGATATTGATGATGCAATAATCAATACTCATCAAATAATATTAGAAGTAACAGACAAATGTAACCTGGACTGTTACTACTGCGGCTATGGTCATTTTTATGACAATTATGATGCTAGATTAAATAGAGACTTACCTCTCGATTCATTCAAAACACTATATAATTATCTGAAGAATCTATGGGAAACATCCTATAATAAAGGGTGCTCTTATCTCCGTATATCATTTTATGGGGGTGAACCACTATGCAATTTCCAATTTATTCATGATGCTGTAATGTACACACGAAACAATCCTATTCTGAATAAAAAGATTGTTTTCTCAATGACTACAAATGCAGTTCTGTTAGACAAATATATGGATTTTTTAGTTGAAAATAACTTTGAAATTCTAATTAGTCTTGATGGAGATAAATTTAATGATTCATATCGAACTTTTAAAAATGGGACAGGGTCGTTCGACACAGTAATATCAAATATAGACAAGTTACAGTCCACATATCCGATATTCTTTAATAAGAATATCAAATTCAACAGTGTATTGCACAATCGTAATTCAGTAAGGGAAGCTAATCATTTTATATACTCCCGATATAATAAACGTCCAATGACCAATGAATTGAACGTTTTTGGTATAGCAAAATGTAAACGAGCTGAATTCCTAAAAATTTTTCATTCTAAAACATCTGAGTTTAACTCTATGTCTAATGAAGAAAAACAAGTATATGAGAGACAATCTCCTCATATAATTCAATGTGAGAAATGGCTCTTTAGTACCCTCATGAAAACATATTCAGTAAATATATTCGATGCTTTATCTGATAATTTTATTGAATCATTAGATTCTAATAGACAAGAGATTCCAACAAAAACCTGTATCCCATTTTCACGAAAAATATTTGTTTCTGTTAATGGTGGTATTTTTCCATGCGAAAGAATTGGAAACGAATTCAATTTCGGAAACATATCCGGGAATGAACTATATATAAATTACGACAATATAATTGAACGTTATAATCAATTATTTCTCAAGTATATAACTGCCTGCAAAACATGTAAAGCCAAAGATTTTTGTTCTGTATGCGTTGTATCTGATATAAATGGATACGAGGTTTGTAATCGAGCTAAACCTCGAAATATCGAAGAGATAATTTCCTTCTTTGAAGCCAATCCTGAAGAAATAAGAGAAATAATAAAAAATATATCTATCATCTAATAATGGGACATTCTACATACTTCTATTTAGAGCCTTATGTTTATATAGCATCTGGTAAAAATGGTATTCTTCTAATAAACATGCTTGATGACAACACTCTAATCTTTAACGATTCAAGATCTGTTGACATCATGCAGCGATTATTGTCTTCTCCTAAAAGGACAGTCCACATATCGGAACAAGATAAAACGATTCCTCTTATATCTGATACACTCAAGTATTTCATGGGAGATTTGATATCTTCTAACATCCAACCTTTACAATTTGAATCCGAGATAAACAACATCTCTGGCATCGATGCTTATCATAAATCTATAATATACTCAAAATATAACATCGGTTCTTTCATATCAAATTGCACACTACTTGTTGATATGAATAAATCTGACTGTTCGGAATATATCGCTATTCAGTCTGGCTTATCATCTTGCGCTGAATCTTTTCAAAAAAGATATCCTTATGCGATGAATAAATCTACTATTAAGACATATATACAAGGACTCGTTAGTATTAATCCGAATATAGTTGTAAATATATGTGGACTTGATATTGATTTCCTGAACGATATAATTGAAAGCTTTAACGCAAGAAATCTAAACATAATCATTTCAGCAACAACGCTCAATGCTAGTCCAGAGATACTGAATACCCTTATCAACACTAATCTAAGTTTTTCAGTTCTTCTAAACTTACCTATTGATCAAATCAACTTACCTTCTAATCGTAATCACATCTCTATTTTAACAAAAATAACCGATAAGAACGATCTTGAGGTATATTTAAACTTGCTTGACTCTGATTATAAAGTAAAGTTTTTCCCGCATTTAACTAGTGAAAATCTCGACTTTATTAAGTCTCTTCTTAATATATCTGAAGATGAGTTATTAGGTATCCCTCAAAAGTACCAAACAATTAAGATTAACAATCTAATAAATAGTAATCTATGGGGAACAATTTACCTATTCTCTAATGGAAATATTCATTACTCCCTTATTAATGATTCTAATAAAATTATAACCTTTAACAATCTGTATGATGGTTATAAAGAAGATCTTATAAACGGTACTATCGATTGGATATTTAATCGAAATTATACTGAGTGTAAGAAATGTATGTATCAACGGCTTTGTCCACCACCAAACTACATAGAACACTATCTAAGGTGTAACAACACCCTAAGATGTCTCATCCAAGATTCCTAATGAAAAAGATTTCAATTAAATTACAAAAGGATGCCATGAAATGTGGGCAAACGTGCCTACAAATGATTGCTGAATATCATGGATATATTTTTGCTGATAATTTAATTGAATCTCTATGTCCTGCGACAAAAGAAGGAGTCTCATTACTTGCTTTACAAGAAACAGCACTATTACTTGGTTTCAAATCAATATGTGCTCGAATGAACATTTGTGAAATTTCAAGAATAACAGAACCTTGCATTCTTCACTGGGATCAAAACCACTATGTTGTTCTAGTTGAAATTAAGAAAAATGGCTCCTATTATAGAATAGCAGATCCAAAAAAAGGTATATCTACATGCACTAGAGATGAGTTTTTACAACATTGGATAAGCACAACCATTAATGGAAAACATAAAGGAGTTGTTATGTTATTAACTCCTACTGAAAATATTATCAGATACACAACTGAGACTCCTAAAAAACGCTCAAATCGTTTTATCCTAGGTTATATAACTCAATTTCGTAAATATTTCACACAGATTATCCTCGGTCTGGGTCTCGGGTGTGTGCTTCAGTTAATCATGCCGTTCCTGACACAGGCCATTGTAGATGTGGGTATAAGGCATATGGACATAGGTTTCATCTGGCTCATACTACTCGGAGAACTGATGATTGTAGTGGGCAGGACTGCCACGGATTTTATCCGGCGATGGTTACTGCTCCACATTTCCATGCGAATCAACATCTCTCTTGTAAGCGATTTCTTCATAAAGTTGCTGAAATTACCCATGTCGTTCTTTGACACAAAATTAATGGGAGATTTGCTACAACGGATTGGAGATCATACCCGTGTACAGAACTTCCTCACTGGTCAGGTGCTTAACATCATTTTCACATTCCTAAGCTTCATAATCTTCGGCATTGTTCTCTTCTTTTATAATCCTCTTATTTTCGGAATTTTCGTCACCGGAAGCGTTTGTTACGGACTATGGATAACCTCTTTTTTGAAAAAGCGCAAGGTCCTCGACTATGAACTGTTTGAACAGCAGGCAAAGAATCAGAACAAGACCTATCAGCTAATCACTTCCATGCAAGAGATAAAATTGCAGGACTGTGAGCGCCGCCGCCGTTGGGAATGGGAGGATACGCAAGCTGACCTCTTCAGTGTACAGATGAAATCGCTTAAACTCCAACAGACACAAGAAGCCGGCTCTATTTTTATCAATGAGGTAAAGAATATAATGATTACAGTGCTTGCGGCCACCGCTGTGATAAATTCTCAGATGACACTCGGAGCCATGCTTGCTGTGCAGTATATCATCGGGCAGCTCAACTCTCCGGTGGAGCAGTTCATGTCGTTCATCTATTCTCTACAGGATGTGAAGATTTCACTTGAACGCATTAATGAAATTCATGAGGGGAGAAATGAAGAATCCGACGGCAATCAGGTATCAAAGTTCGATGACGGAAAATCCATCGACCTTTCCAATGTCGATTTCAAGTATGATCCACACGCTCTCAAAAAGACGCTGACAGATGTGTCATTTGATATACCAGAAGGAAAAGTAACGGCTATTGTCGGGGCTTCCGGAAGTGGGAAAACTACCCTTATTAAGTTAATGCTGGGCTATTATCCGGTCATGTCCGGCTCAATCTCAATAGCAGGAAGAAACATAAACGAGTATAATCTAAAATGGTGGCGCCGGCATTGTGGAGTAGTCATGCAAGACGGTGTCATATTTTCAGAATCCATCGCTCGGAACATAGCAGTGGATGATGGAGATATTGACATAGATCGGCTTGAAAAAGCAGCTAGAATAGCCCATATCCATAATTATATTATGGGGTTACCTCTGAAATATAATACTCAAATCGGACGCGATGGTGTAGGTCTAAGTCAAGGACAAAAACAGCGAATACTCATTGCCCGAGCAGTCTATAAGAACCCCGACTTCATATTCCTCGATGAAGCTACAAATGCCCTTGATGCAAAAAATGAGAGAGCTATTGTAGAAAACCTCGATGAATTCTACAAAGGTAGAACTGTTGTCGTTGTGGCTCATCGCCTGTCAACAGTCAAGAATGCAGACCAAATTATAGTCCTCGATAGAGGTAAAGTTGTGGAGTCCGGCAATCATGCCACTCTTATAGAAAAGAAAGGGGCATATTATAATCTCGTTAAAAATCAACTTGAATTAGGAAATTGATATGGAGGCAGACAAAACTACACATGACAAGATTGAGCTCCGCTCCGAAAAAGTCCGACAACTCATAGGAGAGATTCCTCCCTCATTAGTCCGATGGGGCATAGCAATCATAACCATTGTTTTCATTGCCCTAATTGCGGCTGTATGTCTATTGCCATACCCATATTCCAACGGTGAATCCATCCTCCGGCATTTCATCGGATAAAGGAACATATCTAAATCGACCGTTTTTGAGACTTTTCAGCAAACTATCTTCAGATGTAACTATTCATGCCAAACATCGTCTCATAAGCCATCTCAAAATCTACAATCCAAAATAGATCATCTTTACCGAGTTTTGAAATGGATAGGCATTTTATCATGGTGATACATACCTTACCCAAAAAGACATTTAGCTATAAGTGGATAAAAAATCCACTTATAGCTAAATGTCTTTGATACTGTTTCAAAAAGAATATAAGAAGAACTCTTTAGGTTTTCATATTATAATGATACCACCGCAGGAACCGGGATAGATTGGAACTCCATATCCAAGGCATCCTCAATCTTACAAATTGTCTCCAAGGATAAATTCTCTTTTCCTTTAAGAATCTTGGAAACATATTGAGGGGTACATCCCATTCTTTGGGCAAGTTCTTTCTGATTGACTCCCAAAAAATCCATACGGTCAAGCATTTCCATAGCTATTTTCTGGGAACGTCGAAGCCATCGGCTGTTTTCAAGCCGATAAATAGCATTTTCCCTCCATCTTGATGGAGTTGGAGATGCAAAATCTTCCAATCTTTTTCTTTCCATAATATATAGCTTTTATCTTTGTTCTATCTTTATAACACTTTGACAAGCATTTATATCGAGTCCAACTCTATATAATCATCAAAGCTGATGGAATCATACACACTTTCAGCCATCAAGAAATTCCTAACTCTTTCGAGCTTGCGCAACTCTGCCGCAGTATGTTCTCTTTCTTCCATCTTATGTGTCAACTTTATAGCACCTCCTGTTATAAGGAACTTACCGTCATCAAGTTTTATAGCATAAAGTCTCAACCACGACACATGTCTTGATGATGACCTTGGACGAGTCTTCTCTTTATTAAGGACATTCATTCCGGTACTCAGGTTATCCAATGGTCGAAATACTCTATTCAAATCATCAACATCCAACATCAAGATTGTTCTTTGTAGAACTTCATTGTCATCTAATGTATCTTGTATTGCCTCATTGATGTTCTCAATAGCAAAGTACTGTTTCAGATCAGAGGAATGTTCCTGAAAAAATGTCCTCAGCCATATGACATCACTCCACTGGTCGAACAATGTCTCAAGGATATTGTCCGAGTCTCCATCATATCGCACAGCATACAGGTTGCCGTCTTCCGTTATTTTGTCAAATGTCATTTCTCTAATTTTTATTTCCGCAAAGATAGTAAAAGTTTTTTACCTAATCAACTTATAAGTTGATTTTAGTGTATATCCCATCTTTTAACCTGATTAGGCGGTCTATCTAATCGAATATTTTTATATCTTTATACTAAGCAAGACTACATTAGATATGATAATAGGCTACGCAAGAGTATCGACCACCGGGCAGAACCTCGATGGGCAAACAGATCTGCTCACCCAATCCGGATGTGAGCGGATATACAGTGAGAAGATATCCGGAGTTAAAAAGGAGCGTCCGCAACTTGACAGAATGATGGACTCACTCCGTTCCGGAGACACTGTGATAATAACGGAACTTACCCGGCTGGGGCGTTCCGTCAAGGAATTGCTCTCAATCATCGAGAGAATACATGAAGCCGGAGCGTCGATAAAATCACTGAGAGAGACATGGCTCGACACCACCACACCACAGGGTAATCTGTTGCTCACAATCTTTGCCGGACTCTCACAGTTTGAGAGAGACCTCACACGGCAGCGCACAAGGCAGGGACTTGAAGCTGCGAGGGCAAGAGGTCGTAAGGGAGGCAGACCAAAGTCTGATGAAAGCAAAGTATCTACCGCTCTGAAGATGTACGACTCAAAGCTGCACTCGATAGATGAGATAACCAAGGCAACCGGAATCAGCCGGGCAACCCTTTACAGAGCCATCGACAAACGCAAGAAAACAACATGATTCAGCTTGCTGTCCGGCATCGGCTCCAATCATGAAAGCGCATCTGTCCTTAACTGGTGTGTATTAGGCTACGCACCTACGGTTTATACGGCGAGCCGACTGTAAGAACGCATTATCCCTACATTCGCCTTCCCCTGCTTTTCTTCGGAGGTTCCTGAGTCTGTCCGGTTTCCGGCTTTTGTGTATGCTGCTTCCTTTTTTCTTCCTCCTGACGCTGCTTTATTCCAAGTGCAGCCTTCACCTTTGCCCAGATATCCCGGAAGAAATCGGAGATACGCTTACCGCACATGGAGATGAACGAGTCTTCTCCATGACCTTCAATCCTCACGGAGATATTATCGGCATATTCCTCCGGAATCCTCTTTCCTGTCGCCGGATCCATAAACGGATATTTCTTCCATGTCAAGGTCTGACCCGAAAGAATGGCATCCTGATAATCCGGATCTTTAATCTCAATAGACACAAGTTCCCTTATCAACCGGGCTTCAAGAGGATGTCTGCGTTCAAGTGCGGTCTGTGTACCAGACACGGTCTCCTTCAACTGTTGCAGTTCCCGTTCCGCCTTCTCTCTTCCGGCTTTCTCATGCCGAGTGGCAGCGGCTTCTCTCTCCAGTGCGGTGGCGTTGCCGGACACGAGCAACTTCAGCTCCGCATTCTCCTTTGCAAGCCTCTCCACCTCTTTCTTGGCAAGGAAACTTATCGAGGCGTTGTTTATCCTATCCAATGCCTCCTTCTCAACCTTGGCAACCTCTTTTTCCCTGCTGTCCGCCGCCTGAAGAAGACGGTCAGCGGACTCGATGCGATCCTCGGCATATTCTCCGGCTTCAGTGTAAGTGTCGAGCCTGTCCTGCGCCTTCACTATCAACGGAAGAAGGTTGTCGAGCTGCTGCTGTTGCCGGGCTATCTCATTTTTCTTTTCAGTGAGTTCACTCCTGGTCTCTTTCAGTTCCTTTTCCTGCTCCCGGATCTGACTGTCCTTTTTAAGAATCTCCCTGTTCTTCTCCTTCACCAGATCCTCCTGTCCGGCAAGTTCCTTGAGCAATTCGTCCAGCCGCCCGCGTTGCAGCTCGTATTGCTCCTTATAATACTGGGCAAGATCCTTGTGCCTGGCAGGACTTCCTTCCTCACCTCTCTCCAGTCCGAAAGGCGCCATCGCAACAGCATACTCTGTCTGCCGCCTTTTCAGATCCCATTGGGTCATGACATCATCGGCACACAGCCGCAAGGTCTCCACTGTCGCCTTTTTCTTGTAGCGGCGTTTCTTCTTCGGGACTTCCTCTCCATTCTTCTCCGCTTTCTCCTTATCCTTGGCGGCTCTCTTTTTTGTAGTCCTCTGCTTCTTGCTCTCTCCGGACACAACAGGAACAAGAGACACATGAAGGTGCGGAGTCTCCTCGTCCATGTGCAGAACCGCACTCACGATGTTTTCCTTGCCATGTTCTTTCTGCGCCCACTTGATTGACTCCCGGCACCATTCCATAAGCCTGCCCTGCTCGATGATCTCAGCCATACCCTCTACCGATGCGCTCATGCGGATCTCGATGCAGCATATCTGACCTTTCCGGATCTTGCGCTCGTATTCATTGCCGTCGGCATCCTTCTGATGACGGACAGCATCAAGCCTTTTCTCGATGGCTGCGCTGCGGCCAATCTCCCGGGCTTCCTTTATAAACTCCTTGTTATGTCTGGTAAGGTCTCTGCGCTTGATGTTGTACGGCACATGCTCCGTTCCGTCCGCCTTCTTCCTCTCGATATGGGTGGAGTAGGACACCGGTGGACCGTAGCATTTCTCATAATGGCAGACTGTATAGTGGCTCATATATTTTCAGTGGAAGGTGGACGGAAACGGCCGGGAAGGGATGCAAGGGGAACGGCGGCCGCAGAGCTGTTCCCTTTGCCGGAGAGTGCAGAGAGAGGGTCACTCTCTGCCCGGGGGTGACGGGGGCTGGAAGCCCTTGTCCGAGGGTCCGGGAAGGGTCATCCCGGCGGTGGGGTTCAAAGGGGAGAGGACACTCCCCTTGTGGGGGTTGTAGGGGGCGAAGCCACATGCCTTAATAGGGTTAAATATAGCATCCCAACGGAGTGGATGCGGTGGCTTCGCCAATATTTTGCCCTATTAAGCTATGGCAAATTTTTCAAATTTGCTCTCGTGCAAGCGATGGAACCGCCTGAAACAACTGACCTCCGGAGGATACCTGTGCTATTCCTCGACCTTGCCGTATCCCATTTTGACACGGTTACTCACAAGCAAATACCCACTGAAAAAGCGGTCGAGTATGTTGTTGATTGTAGATGTGATCGTAGCGTGTGGGACACCACTTCCGGCGTTCATATCCTTGATCATCTTCACGAACTTCGGGGCGATTGGAACCTGCGGGAACTTCATCGAGGAAGATCGGTACACCATAGGGGAGATATATCCCTCTATGAAATCAGCTTCTGTTGTTTCCAAAACAGTTCCGCGCTTTGACAGCACGAACAGAGCCTCTGCCTCACTTGCCAACTTCGGGCCTTCAGGGGGTGAAAGCAGGCTCAAATTCAATGTGTTTTCCATAGCATATATAGTTCTCTCGGAGAATATGCCATCCTTGTTCATCTCTATCTCAATGACCTTTCTTGGATCTTTCTCAAAAGATTTTCTGACTGCTAAAAGATCAACCTTTTCTTCTTCTGTTTCATCCATTGATAAAGCATTTGTTATTTGTTTTGAAAATTCATATTTCTGAAAATTATTTTACCTGAAAATTCTGGCGTAAATATTTTCCTTACAAATAACATTCATACTATGGTTATGGTTCTTGAAGGTAACTATGAAACGGACTCGCAAGCCAAGCAATAAAACAATATATTGTTTTATTTATTTAAT
This sequence is a window from Duncaniella dubosii. Protein-coding genes within it:
- the mobV gene encoding MobV family relaxase → MSHYTVCHYEKCYGPPVSYSTHIERKKADGTEHVPYNIKRRDLTRHNKEFIKEAREIGRSAAIEKRLDAVRHQKDADGNEYERKIRKGQICCIEIRMSASVEGMAEIIEQGRLMEWCRESIKWAQKEHGKENIVSAVLHMDEETPHLHVSLVPVVSGESKKQRTTKKRAAKDKEKAEKNGEEVPKKKRRYKKKATVETLRLCADDVMTQWDLKRRQTEYAVAMAPFGLERGEEGSPARHKDLAQYYKEQYELQRGRLDELLKELAGQEDLVKEKNREILKKDSQIREQEKELKETRSELTEKKNEIARQQQQLDNLLPLIVKAQDRLDTYTEAGEYAEDRIESADRLLQAADSREKEVAKVEKEALDRINNASISFLAKKEVERLAKENAELKLLVSGNATALEREAAATRHEKAGREKAERELQQLKETVSGTQTALERRHPLEARLIRELVSIEIKDPDYQDAILSGQTLTWKKYPFMDPATGKRIPEEYADNISVRIEGHGEDSFISMCGKRISDFFRDIWAKVKAALGIKQRQEEEKRKQHTQKPETGQTQEPPKKSRGRRM